A stretch of the Myripristis murdjan chromosome 24, fMyrMur1.1, whole genome shotgun sequence genome encodes the following:
- the clu gene encoding clusterin codes for MLMMIMMMKKKAPKSLAVVALFLASANCIVPPSKEDLSQISIQGEKYLDKQIENAISGVKEMKNVMEQSTEDHKNFLSDLEITKKQKEDALLAAQEIEAKLEQEEEVCNETMKALWEECKPCLKNTCIKYYSQTCHSGSGLVGRQLDEVLNRTSPFSIWINGESIGNLERKSEEQREQLKNLEERYSEVVDNVNSIFRDSMKVFDHMPTFHLPMFPMPFRMPSLWGSGPRVHRGIEDQPSRVARSPFFNRNSHTFQSIFSPPGMSSVFVMDMNDMDVPTSEDGSVNEDVITTTSNGMTCRQIRRNSAGCIRFRGECQKCKEIQHIDCSGKKPLEGPLKEELEEALAMADHFTKEYNEQMRRFEEKMFNTSSILDWFNKQFGWVSTLANNTRTEDGLFSIQTLICKDDKETAGEEQTPGETNVSVKLFDTPPMNFTVPGDIPWTDPKFSEVVAQEALDRYKETAVVVK; via the exons atgctgatgatgataatgatgatgaagaagaaagcGCCAAAGTCTCTGGCAGTGGTGGCTCTGTTTCTGGCCTCAGCCAACTGCATCGTCCCTCCATCTAAAGAGGACCTCAGCC AGATCTCAATCCAGGGAGAGAAGTACTTAGACAAACAAATTGAGAATGCCATCAGTGGGGTGAAGGAGATGAAGAATGTGATGGAGCAATCCACAGAGGACCACAAGAACTTCCTCAGTGATCTGGAGATAACCAAGAAGCAGAAGGAG GATGCGCTTCTCGCAGCCCAGGAGATCGAGGCCaagctggagcaggaggaggaggtctgcAACGAGACCATGAAGGCTCTGTGGGAGGAGTGCAAGCCCTGCCTGAAGAACACCTGCATCAAATATTACTCCCAAACCTGCCACAGTGGCTCTGGACTGGTGGGACGACAG CTGGACGAGGTGCTGAACAGAACCTCTCCATTCTCCATCTGGATCAACGGGGAGAGCATTGGTAACCTGGAGAGGAagtcagaggagcagagggagcagctgaagaacctggAGGAAAGATACTCAGAGGTGGTCGACAACGTAAACAGCATCTTCAGGGATAGCATGAAG GTGTTTGACCACATGCCCACCTTCCACCTTCCAATGTTCCCCATGCCCTTCCGCATGCCCAGTCTCTGGGGATCAGGCCCCCGCGTCCACAGGGGCATCGAGGATCAGCCATCCCGCGTGGCTCGCTCGCCCTTCTTCAATCGCAACTCCCACACCTTCCAGAGCATATTCAGCCCCCCCGGCATGTCCAGTGTCTTTGTGATGGACATGAATGACATGGACGTGCCCACCTCTGAAG ATGGCAGTGTGAATGAGGATGTGATCACCACCACCAGCAACGGGATGACCTGCAGGCAGATCCGCCGCAACTCTGCTGGTTGCATCAGGTTCCGCGGCGAATGTCAGAAGTGCAAAGAGATCCAGCATATTG ACTGCTCCGGTAAGAAGCCGCTGGAGGGCCCACTgaaagaggagctggaggaggcgcTGGCCATGGCCGATCATTTCACCAAGGAGTACAACGAACAGATGAGGAGGTTCGAGGAAAAGATGTTCAACACCTCCTCCATCCTGGACTGGTTCAACAAGCAGTTTGGCTGGGTGTCGACCTTGGCCAACAACACCAGGACCGAGGATGGCCTCTTCAGCATCCAGACG CTAATCTGCAAGGATGACAAAGAGACAGCTGGTGAGGAGCAGACGCCAGGAGAGACCAATGTGTCCGTGAAGCTCTTTGACACTCCACCCATGAACTTCACGGTGCCAGGCGACATCCCCTGGACCGACCCCAAGTTTTCAGAGGTGGTGGCTCAGGAGGCTCTGGACCGTTACAAGGAAACTGCTGT TGTGGTCAAGTAA